In Pirellula sp. SH-Sr6A, the DNA window TCCTTCAACGACTGCACGATTGGGGCAAACGGCTGGAAGACAATTGGCCCCAAACACGAACCGTGTCCGGCGGCCTCCAAATGATGAGGCGGGATGGTGTCAAAGGTCTCTCCGAAATACGGGATTCACTCGAGGATCTCGAGGTTACCCACCAGTCCCACCGGCGTATCTCGGGCCCGAAATTTATCCAACCCTCTGGCGATTCAGTGGCGAAGACGATCAAGGCCCCGTAACATCGCCTTACACCGCCGCAACGGGACGTTCTGCCGTTTTGCGGCAATGACAATGCGGAACGCCACCGATTTCCTCGGAGGCAACATTCGAAAAACCTTGGGATTTCGCTCCGGAATGCCTGAGGTTTTCGGGCTTGTTCCGTTGATCAAACGACATCGCTAGACCTATAATCAGGCGGTCGAGCGGTTCGCTCTACTCTCTCTTCTTACCTCCCCTCCCATCGTCCATCTGCTGGCGTTCAGTCGCTTTGCTCCATTCGCTCCCCGAGTGCGGCCTGTTGTTGAACCAAGCGGACCTCGTTTAACTTTTCATGAACGGTCACGATCAAAACGGAACCCCTTCTCCCAGGTCGGTTCCCCTGCGCTCTACTTCCTCCCCACGGGATGCGGAGCCTTTGTCCCTTTCCGAGGAACTGTACAAAGACCGAAGACACGCGCAGCCCAGCAGCGGATCCCAGTCCGCTATCGATTTTGCAACCTTGCAACAGATGCCGACCGAGGCCATCCTCGATTTGGCTCGAAGCGAGAAACTCGGCAACCCCGAATCGCTCGATCGACAGGAATTGATTTATCAAGTCCTCAAGGCAAAACTCCTCTCCTCCGGCATCCTCTATGGTGAAGGTACCCTGGAGATCCTCAACGATGGGTTCGGATTCTTGCGATCTTCGAGCCACCATTACGTCTCTTGCACCGACGATATCTACATATCCCCTTCTCAGATTCGACGCTTTGGCCTGAGCACCGGGATGACAATTTCCGGTCAGATTCGTCCTCCTAAAGAGAACGAACGCTACTTCGCGTTGCTCCGCGTGGAAGCCATCAACCATCGCAATCCCAACGAAGCCAAATCCCGCAAACCCTTCGACTCGCTCACCCCATTGCATCCGAACAAGCGGATCGTTCTGGAAACCACGCCTGAAATAATCGAGACTCGCGTCGTCGATCTCATCGCCCCCATCGGCTTTGGACAACGCGGCTTGATCGTCTCCCCGCCGCGCGCGGGCAAAACGGTCCTGCTTCAAAAGCTCTCCAAAGCCGTCCTGGCGAATTATCCGAACGCCTACGTCATCATCCTTTTGATCGATGAGCGGCCGGAGGAAGTCACCGATATGCAACGCGAAGTCCGTGGCCCGAAATGCGAAGTCGTTAGCAGCACCTTCGACGAGCCCGGCTCCCGACACATCCAAGTCAGCCAGATGGTCCTCGAGAAGGCAAAGCGATTGGTGGAAGATGGCATCGATGTGGTGATCTTCC includes these proteins:
- the rho gene encoding transcription termination factor Rho; translation: MDFATLQQMPTEAILDLARSEKLGNPESLDRQELIYQVLKAKLLSSGILYGEGTLEILNDGFGFLRSSSHHYVSCTDDIYISPSQIRRFGLSTGMTISGQIRPPKENERYFALLRVEAINHRNPNEAKSRKPFDSLTPLHPNKRIVLETTPEIIETRVVDLIAPIGFGQRGLIVSPPRAGKTVLLQKLSKAVLANYPNAYVIILLIDERPEEVTDMQREVRGPKCEVVSSTFDEPGSRHIQVSQMVLEKAKRLVEDGIDVVIFLDSITRLARAWNGECSQSGKLLSGGLDANAMQKPKSFFGAARKVEEGGSLTIIATALVGTGSKMDDVIFEEFKGTGNMEIVLDRALVDRRVWPAIDINASGTRREEALLDPEEYQRVSLLRKTLSQLSPTDAMEQLVQKMQKTKSNAEFLLGIRP